From Vicia villosa cultivar HV-30 ecotype Madison, WI unplaced genomic scaffold, Vvil1.0 ctg.000059F_1_1_1, whole genome shotgun sequence, a single genomic window includes:
- the LOC131623237 gene encoding protein BRICK 1 — MARAGGITNAVNVGIAVQADWENREFISHISLNVRRLFDFLVQFEATTKSKLASLNEKLDVLERRLELLEVQVGNASANPSLFAT, encoded by the exons ATGGCACGTGCAGGAGGAATCACAAACGCAGTAAACGTTGGAATCGCAGTTCAAGCCGATTGGGAAAATCGTGAATTCATCTCTCACATTTCCCTCAATGTTCGTCGCCTCTTCGACTTCCTTGTCCAATTCG AGGCTACAACAAAGAGTAAGTTAGCATCATTGAATGAGAAGCTTGATGTATTGGAGCGGCGTTTGGAGTTACTTGAAGTTCAAGTTGGAAATGCTTCGGCAAACCCTTCTCTTTTTGCTACCTGA
- the LOC131623234 gene encoding probable cytosolic oligopeptidase A, with product MRHQTLILVLLISNMLMATRLTLTLSLSRSRSRSIHPLLKRTCSLFNPKQFNKSHPCPLWSNSFSFCIDSLHKSTSPSFTTSSSSSSLSASSMAASALTDVAEANPILEEFVFPPFDVVEPKHVRPGIRTLLNKLERDLEELERSVEPSWPKLVEPLEKIVDRLVVVWGMLNHLKAVKDNAELRSAIEDVQGEKVKFQLRLGQSKPIYNAFKAIKESPDWKTLSDARRRIVENQIKEAVLSGVSLEDDKREQFNKIEQELERLSEKFGENVLDATKKFEKLITDKKEIEGLPATALGLAAQTAVSKGHENATAENGPWVITLDAPSYIAVMQHARNRSLREEVYRAYITRASSGDLDNTPLIEQILKLKLEKAKLLNYNNYAEVSMATKMATVEKAEELLEKLRRASWDAAVQDLEDLKKFSKDQGALEADDLTHWDISFWSERLRESKYDINEEELRPFFSLPNVMNGLFDLAKTLFGVEVEPADGVAPVWDKDVKFFRVKDSSGSPVAYFYFDPYSRPSEKRSGAWMDEVVSRSRVLSPDGTSSRLPVAQMVCNQTPPVGSKPSLMTFREVETVFHEFGHALQHMLTKEDEGLVSGIRGVEWDAVELPSQFMENWCYHKETLMGIAKHYETGEALPEEVYLKLVAARTYRAGSQSLRQLKFATVDLELHTKYVPGGPESIYDVDRRVSEKTQVTPLLPEDRFLCSFSHIFAGGYAAGYYSYKWAEVLSADAFSAFEDAGLDDKKAVIETGRKFRETVLALGGGKPALEVFVQFRGREPTPDALLRHNGLIAAH from the exons ATGAGACACCAAACACTTATTCTAGTCCTTCTTATATCAAACATGCTTATGGCTACACGACTCACTCTCACACTCTCTCTATCTCGCTCTCGTTCTCGTTCCATTCACCCTCTTCTTAAACGCACTTGTTCCCTTTTCAACCCTAAACAATTCAATAAATCCCATCCTTGTCCCCTCTGGTCCAATTCATTCTCCTTCTGCATTGATTCACTTCACAAATCCACTTCTCCTTCCTTCAccacttcctcttcctcttcttctctctccGCTTCATCCATGGCTGCTTCTGCACTTACTGATGTTGCTGAAGCCAATCCTATTCTCGAGGAGTTTGTTTTTCCGCCTTTCGATGTTGTTGAACCCAAACACGTCCGACCTGGGATTCGTACCCTTTTGAATAAGCTG GAACGTGATTTGGAGGAGCTTGAACGGAGTGTGGAACCTTCGTGGCCTAAGTTGGTGGAGCCGTTGGAGAAGATTGTGGACCGGTTGGTTGTTGTTTGGGGTATGCTTAATCATCTTAAAGCTGTTAAGGATAATGCTGAGCTTCGTTCAGCAATTGAAGATGTGCAG GGAGAGAAAGTTAAGTTTCAGCTTAGATTGGGCCAAAGCAAGCCTATTTATAATGCATTCAAAGCTATTAAGGAGTCTCCTGATTGGAAGACACTTAGTGATGCTCGCAGGCGAATTGTTGAAA ACCAAATAAAGGAGGCAGTTCTTAGCGGTGTTTCTCTTGAAGATGATAAAAGAGAACAGTTTAACAAAATTGAACAG GAGCTGGAAAGATTATCAGAAAAATTTGGGGAAAACGTTTTGGATGCAACCAAAAAGTTCGAAAAGCTCATTACAGATAAGAAAGAGATTGAAGGATTACCTGCTACTGCTCTTGGGTTGGCTGCACAAACTGCAGTATCCAAG gGGCATGAAAATGCCACTGCTGAGAATGGGCCATGGGTAATTACCTTGGATGCTCCAAGTTATATTGCTGTTATGCAACATGCTCGCAATCGTTCTTTGCGTGAGGAAGTCTACCGTGCGTATATAACACGTGCATCTAGTGGAGATTTGGATAATACTCCCCTGATTGAGCAAATTTTAAAGCTTAAGTTGGAAAAGGCCAAGCTCCTCAACTACAATAACTATGCTGAG GTTAGCATGGCAACCAAAATGGCAACTGTTGAAAAAGCCGAAGAACTTCTAGAAAAGCTTCGTAGAGCTTCCTGGGATGCTGCAGTACAAG ATCTGGAAGACCTTAAGAAATTCTCAAAAGACCAGGGTGCATTGGAAGCTGATGATTTGACACATTGGGATATTAGCTTTTGGAGTGAGAGGCTTCGTGAATCAAAATATGACATTAACGAG GAAGAACTACGTCCATTTTTCTCTCTGCCAAATGTTATGAATGGACTCTTTGACCTTGCAAAAACACTTTTTGGTGTTGAAGTTGAGCCAGCTGATGGTGTAGCTCCG GTTTGGGACAAAGATGTTAAGTTCTTTCGTGTCAAAGATTCTTCAGGTAGTCCAGTTGCGTATTTTTATTTTGATCCCTACAGTCGTCCTTCCGAAAAAAGGTCAGGTGCATGGATGGATGAAGTGGTTTCTCGTAGTCGTGTACTGTCACCTGATGGTACCTCATCAAGGTTGCCTGTTGCCCAAATGGTGTGTAATCAAACACCTCCAGTAGGAAGCAAGCCAAGTTTAATGACATTCCGTGAG GTTGAGACTGTCTTCCATGAATTCGGCCATGCACTTCAACACATGCTTACTAAGGAAGACGAGGGTCTGGTTTCTGGTATTAGGGGAGTAGAGTGGGATGCCGTTGAATTACCTTCTCAGTTCATGGAAAACTGGTGTTACCATAA AGAGACTTTAATGGGCATTGCAAAACATTATGAAACTGGGGAGGCTCTACCTGAAGAAGTATATTTGAAGCTTGTTGCTGCTAGAACTTATCGTGCTGGCTCTCAAAGTCTTCGACAG TTAAAATTTGCAACTGTAGATCTGGAACTTCATACAAAATATGTTCCTGGGGGACCAGAGTCCATCTATGATGTTGACCGCAGAGTATCCGAGAAAACTCAAGTGACTCCTCTGTTGCCAGAGGATAGGTTCCTTTGCAGCTTTagtcatatatttgcag GTGGATATGCAGCTGGATACTACAGCTACAAG TGGGCTGAAGTGCTGTCTGCAGATGCTTTCTCTGCATTTGAGGATGCAGGATTAGATGATAAAAAG GCTGTTATAGAAACGGGTCGCAAATTCCGGGAGACTGTTCTTGCTCTTGGAGGTGGCAAGCCAGCACTGGAG GTCTTTGTGCAGTTCCGTGGGAGAGAACCAACACCAGATGCATTGCTCAGACACAATGGCCTAATTGCAGCTCATTGA
- the LOC131623235 gene encoding serine hydroxymethyltransferase, mitochondrial — protein MAMAMALRKLSSSVNKSSRPLFSASSVYYKSYGKENPRVTWPKQLNSPLEVIDPEIADIIELEKARQWKGLELIPSENFTSLSVMQAVGSIMTNKYSEGYPGARYYGGNEYIDMAETLCQKRALEAFRLDPAKWGVNVQPLSGSPSNFQVYTALLKPHDRIMALDLPHGGHLSHGYQTDTKKISAVSIFFETMPYRLDESTGYIDYDQLEKSATLFRPKLIVAGASAYARLYDYARIRKVCDKQKAVLLADMAHISGLVAAGVIPSPFDYADVVTTTTHKSLRGPRGAMIFFRKGLKEVNKQGKEVFYDYEDKINQAVFPGLQGGPHNHTITGLAVALKQATTPEYRAYQEQVLSNSSKFAQALSEKGYELVSGGTENHLVLVNLKKKGIDGSRVEKVLELVHIAANKNTVPGDVSAMVPGGIRMGTPALTSRGFVEEDFVKVAEYFDAAVNLALKVKAESKGTKLKDFVEALQTSSYVQSEISKLKHDVEEFAKQFPTIGFEKASMKYNK, from the exons aTGGCAATGGCAATGGCGCTTCGTAAGCTTTCTTCTTCCGTCAACAAATCTTCACGTCCTCTCTTTTCTGCATCATCCGTTTACTACAAG TCTTACGGCAAAGAGAATCCACGTGTTACG TGGCCAAAGCAATTGAATTCTCCACTTGAGGTTATTGATCCTGAAATTGCTGATATAATTGAGCTTGAGAAAGCTAGACAATGGAAG GGGCTGGAACTGATACCGTCAGAAAATTTCACTTCTTTATCTGTTATGCAAGCTGTTGGCTCTATCATGACAAACAAATACAGTGAAGGTTATCCTGGAGCGAGATATTATGGAGGAAATGA GTATATTGACATGGCAGAAACACTATGCCAGAAGCGTGCCTTGGAAGCGTTTCGGTTGGATCCTGCTAAATGGGGAG TGAATGTGCAGCCTCTGTCTGGTTCGCCTTCAAATTTTCAAGTTTACACTGCATTGTTGAAACCTCATGATAGAATCATGGCACTTGATCTCCCTCATGGAGGGCATCTTTCTCATGGGTACCAG ACCGACACCAAAAAGATATCTGCAGTCTCTATATTCTTTGAGACAATGCCATATAGGTTGGATGAAAGCACAGGATACATTGACTATGACCAG CTAGAGAAATCGGCGACACTCTTCAGGCCAAAATTAATAGTTGCTGGTGCTAGTGCCTATGCACGTCTGTATGATTATGCACGCATACGCAAG GTGTGCGATAAACAGAAAGCCGTGCTGTTAGCAGATATGGCACATATCAGTGGATTGGTTGCAGCTGGTGTTATCCCTTCACCTTTTGATTATGCAGATGTAGTGACAACCACAACTCACAAGTCACTTCGTGGCCCACGTGGAGCTATGATATTTTTCAGGAAGGGATTAAAAGAAGTCAACAAACAAGGAAAAGAG GTTTTCTATGACTATGAGGACAAAATCAATCAAGCTGTCTTCCCAGGACTGCAAGGTGGTCCTCACAACCATACCATTACCGGTTTGGCAGTTGCATTGAAACAG GCAACAACTCCAGAGTATAGAGCATATCAAGAGCAGGTTCTCAGCAATAGCTCAAAATTTGCACAG GCTCTGAGTGAGAAAGGCTATGAACTTGTTTCCGGTGGGACTGAGAATCATCTAGTTTTGGTGAATCTGAAGAAAAAG GGTATTGATGGATCCAGAGTTGAGAAAGTGTTGGAATTAGTACATATTGCTGCTAATAAAAACACAGTTCCAGGAGATGTGTCTGCTATGGTTCCTGGTGGCATCAGGATGG GAACTCCTGCTCTTACTTCGAGGGGATTTGTTGAGGAGGATTTTGTTAAGGTAGCAGAGTATTTTGATGCAGCTGTGAATTTGGCTTTGAAGGTTAAGGCAGAGAGCAAAG GAACAAAATTAAAGGACTTCGTGGAAGCATTGCAGACATCCTCTTACGTGCAATCAGAGATTTCCAAGCTTAAGCATGATGTTGAGGAGTTTGCAAAACAATTTCCAACCATTGGTTTTGAAAAGGCATCCATGAAGTACAACAAATAA